One Gordonia mangrovi genomic region harbors:
- a CDS encoding heparin-binding hemagglutinin has protein sequence MSESTRTLANPIYAAVGAGDYVVTQFNDIVAQLRERTESATESAQTRFEQTRSDAQTRFEEARTRINALPEELPAEIEELRGKLTSDELRKFAEGYLDTATEFYNSLAERGETTVERLRQQPVVQENLGRAEKYYNDAVDMTEDALGVVSSQTRLVGERAAKLTSIVSSRVEDVAADIEEAGEAVKSETADVASEISGAAGTVEGKARTSSSSPAKKVSAAKKAPAKKAPAKKAPAKKATS, from the coding sequence GTGAGTGAATCCACACGCACGCTGGCCAATCCCATCTATGCCGCCGTCGGCGCCGGAGACTACGTCGTCACGCAGTTCAATGACATTGTCGCGCAACTGCGCGAGCGCACCGAGTCCGCGACCGAGAGTGCGCAGACCCGCTTCGAGCAGACCCGCAGCGACGCCCAGACCCGCTTCGAGGAGGCTCGGACCCGCATCAACGCGCTTCCCGAGGAGCTTCCGGCTGAGATCGAGGAACTCCGTGGCAAGTTGACCTCGGATGAATTGCGCAAGTTCGCCGAGGGCTACCTCGACACCGCCACCGAGTTCTACAACTCGCTGGCCGAGCGTGGCGAGACGACCGTCGAGCGTCTTCGCCAGCAGCCCGTCGTCCAGGAGAACCTGGGACGTGCCGAGAAGTACTACAACGACGCCGTCGACATGACCGAAGATGCCCTCGGTGTGGTCTCCTCGCAGACCCGACTCGTCGGTGAGCGGGCCGCCAAGCTGACCAGCATCGTCAGCAGCCGCGTCGAAGACGTCGCCGCCGACATCGAAGAGGCCGGCGAGGCCGTCAAGTCCGAAACCGCCGACGTGGCTTCGGAGATCAGCGGCGCGGCCGGCACGGTGGAGGGCAAGGCCCGCACCTCGTCGTCGTCGCCGGCGAAGAAGGTGTCGGCAGCCAAGAAGGCTCCGGCCAAGAAGGCGCCCGCCAAGAAGGCTCCGGCCAAGAAGGCCACCAGCTGA
- a CDS encoding helix-turn-helix domain-containing protein yields the protein MTIDERRRAVGSRIAATRSERGMSLSELARRAGIGKGSLSEIESGRRNPTLDTLYAIAGPLGVPLTALLGEEAGTEGSGDHLRARVLHVEHHPDGATTEVVWLTVLPGATRVSPAHGPGVTEYILVVQGELTAGPVGAESTAASGDSITWRSDVEHSYRSGDEPVHAVLTIRSPGT from the coding sequence GTGACCATCGACGAACGCCGCCGCGCCGTCGGCAGCCGCATCGCCGCCACCCGATCGGAGCGCGGCATGTCGCTGTCCGAGCTTGCCCGGCGTGCGGGTATCGGCAAGGGCTCGCTGTCGGAGATCGAGTCGGGCCGGCGCAATCCCACCCTGGACACCCTGTATGCCATCGCAGGCCCGCTCGGGGTACCACTGACGGCGCTGCTGGGCGAGGAGGCCGGGACCGAAGGCAGCGGCGATCACCTCCGCGCGCGCGTACTGCACGTGGAGCACCATCCCGACGGGGCGACCACCGAGGTGGTCTGGCTCACCGTGCTGCCAGGCGCCACCCGGGTGTCCCCGGCGCACGGGCCCGGGGTCACCGAATACATCCTCGTGGTGCAGGGCGAACTCACCGCCGGCCCGGTAGGGGCCGAAAGCACGGCAGCGTCCGGCGACTCGATCACGTGGCGCAGCGACGTCGAGCACAGCTACCGAAGCGGAGACGAGCCGGTCCACGCGGTCCTGACAATTCGCTCGCCCGGCACGTAG
- a CDS encoding benzoate/H(+) symporter BenE family transporter: MTITAQSGLREPIVAGIVTALVGFTSSFAVVIAGLRAVGATPEQAASGLFALTVVFGIGIIVLSVRSRAPITLAWSTPGAALLVSMGAGHDAGWAAAVGAFLVVGGLILLVGLIPVLGDLISRIPTPIAQAMLGGVLLSLCLAPMESLAAEPLLTLPVLIAWLVATRVVARWALPLTLLTALVVIAVYVWGHGTEQPVESTWLPSLSWTTPQLDVAAIAGIAIPLFVVTMASQNIPGVAVLSSFGYATPWRAAMTVTGAGTAVIAPFGGHAMNLAALSAALAAGEEAGPDRSRRWIAGVSAGVGYLVLAVLSGALVTVATIAPGGLVEAVAGLALLGTFAAALVGAFTAVETRIPAALTFVAAASGLTFLGIGGAFWGLVIGLVTHAALRATTSAPSTGR; encoded by the coding sequence GTGACCATCACAGCACAAAGCGGATTGCGCGAGCCGATCGTCGCCGGCATCGTCACGGCGCTGGTCGGCTTCACCTCGTCATTCGCCGTGGTGATCGCGGGCCTGCGGGCGGTGGGTGCGACTCCGGAACAGGCGGCCTCGGGTCTGTTCGCGCTCACCGTGGTGTTCGGGATCGGCATCATCGTGCTCAGTGTCCGGTCGCGCGCACCGATCACCCTGGCGTGGTCGACCCCCGGTGCGGCGCTGCTGGTCAGCATGGGTGCGGGCCACGACGCCGGATGGGCCGCCGCCGTCGGCGCGTTCCTGGTCGTCGGCGGGCTGATCCTGCTGGTCGGGCTGATCCCGGTGCTCGGCGACCTGATCTCTCGTATTCCGACGCCGATCGCGCAGGCGATGCTCGGTGGCGTGCTGTTGTCGCTGTGTCTGGCGCCGATGGAGTCGCTGGCCGCCGAGCCACTGCTGACGCTTCCGGTCCTGATCGCCTGGTTGGTCGCGACGCGGGTGGTGGCCCGGTGGGCGTTGCCGCTGACGCTGCTCACCGCGCTCGTCGTCATCGCGGTGTACGTGTGGGGTCACGGGACCGAACAGCCGGTGGAGTCGACGTGGCTCCCGTCGCTGTCGTGGACCACCCCACAACTCGATGTCGCGGCGATCGCGGGCATCGCGATCCCGCTGTTCGTGGTGACGATGGCCTCGCAGAACATCCCGGGGGTCGCAGTGTTGTCGTCGTTCGGCTACGCCACACCGTGGCGGGCGGCGATGACGGTGACCGGAGCCGGTACCGCTGTCATTGCGCCGTTCGGTGGGCACGCGATGAACCTCGCCGCGTTGTCGGCGGCGCTCGCGGCCGGGGAGGAGGCCGGACCGGACCGATCTCGTCGGTGGATCGCCGGGGTCTCCGCCGGGGTGGGTTACCTCGTGCTGGCCGTGCTGTCCGGGGCGTTGGTCACCGTCGCCACCATCGCACCCGGAGGTCTGGTGGAAGCCGTTGCCGGACTAGCGCTTCTGGGTACCTTCGCGGCCGCGCTGGTGGGCGCGTTCACGGCCGTCGAGACGCGGATACCCGCGGCGCTGACCTTCGTGGCGGCGGCGTCCGGACTCACCTTCCTCGGCATCGGCGGCGCGTTCTGGGGTTTGGTGATCGGGTTGGTCACCCACGCCGCGCTGCGCGCCACAACCTCTGCCCCGTCGACCGGGCGCTGA
- a CDS encoding DUF445 domain-containing protein gives MPPTVISDVSGTPDRPPEAEPPRPALGFGADGPGDAARRRDLRRMKVVATGFLLFAAVVYLFTRYLEHRDGTDVAGWVGYVRAASEAGMVGALADWFAVTALFKHPLGLPIPHTALIRKKKDDIGDQLGGFIEENFMTPEVIEHRARNLDLPRRLSTWLADPVNAPRVSDEAARLIALAAEMLRDEDIEKLIEHAITWAGEPEWAQPLGRVLEQLIAEDRLEPVFQLACDRAHDWALGSQDLIDRVVDQDVGPSWKPKFVNVLLGDRIYRELVDFTYKVKVDPQHQLRRSMHTFVDQFADDLQHDPDTIARFEKIKQELIGRDEVSDAASTAWKTGKAVIEQMLTDPNSTLRNSLSNATIELAIRIRDDRPLQEKMNGWVIRAARHIAENYSQEIISVITETVRGWDADDTSRKIELQVGRDLQFIRINGTVVGALAGLVIYTVSVLIFG, from the coding sequence ATGCCGCCCACAGTCATTTCGGACGTCTCGGGTACCCCTGATCGTCCACCCGAGGCGGAGCCACCGCGGCCCGCCCTCGGCTTCGGAGCCGACGGGCCGGGGGACGCCGCGCGCCGCCGCGACCTGCGTCGGATGAAGGTCGTGGCCACCGGATTCCTGCTGTTCGCGGCAGTGGTCTATCTGTTCACCCGCTACCTCGAGCACCGTGACGGGACCGATGTCGCCGGTTGGGTCGGCTACGTCCGGGCCGCGTCGGAGGCCGGCATGGTCGGTGCCCTGGCCGACTGGTTCGCGGTCACCGCACTCTTCAAACATCCGCTCGGTCTGCCGATTCCGCACACCGCGCTGATCCGCAAGAAGAAGGACGACATCGGCGATCAGCTCGGCGGGTTCATCGAAGAGAACTTCATGACCCCGGAGGTGATCGAGCACCGGGCGCGCAACCTGGACCTGCCCCGACGGTTGTCCACGTGGCTGGCCGACCCCGTGAACGCACCACGGGTGTCCGACGAGGCGGCCCGCCTGATCGCGCTGGCCGCGGAGATGCTGCGCGACGAGGACATCGAGAAGCTCATCGAGCACGCGATCACGTGGGCCGGAGAGCCGGAATGGGCGCAACCGCTCGGGCGGGTGCTGGAGCAACTGATCGCCGAGGACCGCCTGGAACCGGTCTTCCAGCTCGCCTGCGACCGGGCACACGACTGGGCACTGGGCAGCCAGGACCTCATCGACCGGGTCGTCGACCAAGACGTCGGACCGTCGTGGAAACCGAAGTTCGTGAACGTGCTCCTTGGCGACCGCATCTACCGCGAACTCGTCGACTTCACCTACAAGGTGAAGGTCGATCCGCAGCATCAACTGCGCCGGTCCATGCACACCTTCGTCGATCAGTTCGCCGATGATCTCCAGCACGACCCGGACACCATCGCCCGGTTCGAGAAGATCAAGCAGGAACTGATCGGGCGCGACGAGGTCTCCGACGCCGCGTCGACCGCGTGGAAGACCGGCAAGGCCGTGATCGAACAGATGCTCACCGACCCCAACAGCACGCTGCGCAACTCGCTGTCGAACGCCACGATCGAGTTGGCGATCCGCATCCGCGACGACCGGCCGCTGCAGGAGAAGATGAACGGCTGGGTGATCCGTGCCGCACGCCACATCGCGGAGAACTACTCCCAGGAGATCATCTCGGTGATCACCGAGACCGTGCGCGGCTGGGACGCCGACGACACCAGCCGCAAGATCGAACTGCAGGTCGGACGCGATCTGCAGTTCATCCGGATCAACGGCACCGTGGTGGGTGCACTCGCCGGTCTCGTCATCTACACCGTGTCGGTGCTCATTTTCGGCTGA
- a CDS encoding heparin-binding hemagglutinin gives MPENPLNTVIAQVTALLTDLRERSEAAGEEAQKRLGEAQSRAQNRVDETRDSALTVFEDAKNRLSSLPVEVPTEIDDLLTRFSPDELRKVAEAYLAVAAGLLTALSERGEEVVERLKSQPMVEENLPRLEKVYNDALGLTEDALGTISTQTRAVGERAATMAGLTSGSTDEVTLDESGAASAATAPAKKAPAKKAAAKKASAKKAAAKKSPAKKAEAKEATPKKAPAKKAPAKKAAAKKAPAKKAPAKKAPTKKAESVQEPVKKAVAKKAAKKAATTAPAKKAPAKKTPPQRMTPDEV, from the coding sequence ATGCCCGAGAATCCCTTGAACACGGTCATCGCGCAGGTGACCGCGTTGCTCACCGATCTGCGTGAACGCAGCGAGGCCGCCGGGGAGGAGGCGCAGAAACGTCTCGGCGAGGCCCAGTCCCGCGCGCAGAACCGCGTGGACGAAACCCGGGATTCGGCACTGACGGTGTTCGAGGACGCCAAGAACCGGCTGTCCTCGTTGCCGGTGGAAGTGCCCACCGAGATCGACGACCTGCTGACCCGCTTCAGCCCCGACGAATTGCGCAAGGTGGCCGAGGCGTATCTGGCGGTGGCGGCCGGTCTGCTGACGGCGCTGTCGGAGCGCGGCGAGGAAGTCGTCGAGCGACTGAAGTCCCAGCCGATGGTCGAGGAGAACCTGCCCCGGCTGGAGAAGGTGTACAACGACGCGCTCGGTCTCACCGAAGACGCACTGGGCACCATCTCGACCCAGACGCGTGCGGTCGGGGAACGCGCGGCCACCATGGCGGGCCTGACCTCCGGCAGCACCGACGAGGTGACTCTCGACGAGTCCGGCGCCGCGTCTGCAGCGACGGCTCCCGCCAAGAAAGCCCCGGCGAAGAAGGCTGCGGCGAAGAAGGCATCCGCGAAGAAGGCTGCGGCGAAGAAGTCGCCCGCGAAGAAGGCCGAGGCGAAAGAGGCCACGCCAAAGAAGGCTCCGGCGAAGAAAGCACCCGCGAAGAAGGCCGCGGCAAAGAAAGCCCCGGCGAAGAAGGCACCCGCCAAGAAGGCACCCACGAAGAAGGCCGAGTCCGTACAGGAGCCGGTGAAGAAGGCGGTGGCGAAGAAGGCGGCGAAGAAGGCGGCCACCACCGCACCCGCAAAGAAGGCCCCGGCGAAGAAGACCCCGCCGCAGCGGATGACCCCCGACGAGGTCTGA
- a CDS encoding MerR family transcriptional regulator, translating into MAEYRINDLAEASGVSVRNIRVYQDRGLLPSPTIRGRTGWYSDEHLVRLNLISRMLERGYTFATISELLHAAHYGMRVEQVLRGAPRGGRFRNFKRAATITITELRKTLNATDRSIALSQKLGLLVKDGAHYAIRNPELLEGAETLVKAGIDIDLLLDRWVRVQDDLEDVAKSFVSIITDKYFDENLPDLGEEQVSKMAELIQTVRPMAHDIVESTFRKALDQQISAAIGEASTYFDATAPSSDEGSDAGVDAGVREPTADGAQAPRDVGDRVD; encoded by the coding sequence GTGGCCGAGTACCGGATCAACGACCTGGCAGAGGCGTCAGGTGTCAGCGTGCGCAACATTCGCGTCTATCAGGACCGCGGGCTGTTGCCGTCGCCGACGATCCGCGGCCGCACCGGTTGGTACTCCGACGAACATCTGGTCCGGCTCAATCTGATCTCCCGCATGCTCGAACGCGGGTACACCTTCGCCACCATCAGTGAGTTGTTGCACGCCGCGCACTACGGGATGCGGGTCGAACAAGTGCTGCGCGGGGCCCCCAGGGGCGGTCGCTTCCGCAACTTCAAGCGGGCGGCCACGATCACCATCACCGAGCTGCGCAAGACGTTGAACGCGACCGACCGCTCCATCGCGCTCAGTCAGAAGTTGGGTCTGCTGGTCAAGGACGGCGCGCACTACGCGATCCGCAATCCGGAACTGCTCGAAGGGGCCGAGACCCTCGTCAAGGCCGGGATCGACATCGACCTGCTGCTCGACCGCTGGGTGCGGGTGCAGGACGATCTCGAGGACGTCGCCAAGAGCTTCGTGTCGATCATCACCGACAAGTACTTCGACGAGAACCTGCCCGACCTGGGCGAGGAACAGGTCAGCAAGATGGCCGAACTCATCCAGACCGTCCGCCCGATGGCCCACGACATCGTCGAATCGACGTTCCGCAAAGCCCTCGACCAGCAGATCTCCGCGGCCATCGGGGAGGCCAGCACCTACTTCGACGCGACCGCGCCGAGTTCCGATGAGGGCTCGGACGCCGGTGTCGATGCCGGGGTGCGTGAGCCGACGGCCGACGGGGCACAGGCACCACGAGACGTCGGTGACCGGGTGGACTGA
- a CDS encoding DUF2516 family protein — MAYGQNLILLLLTLAAGVAAAVALLHAALQRKDAFPAVDRQSKVIWVSILAAATLFIWLFGAVNFLGIIGVVAMLVYLVDVRPRVDDIQGKRWFSKR, encoded by the coding sequence ATGGCCTACGGGCAGAACCTGATCTTGCTGCTGCTGACCCTGGCGGCCGGTGTCGCCGCGGCGGTGGCGTTGCTCCACGCCGCCCTCCAACGCAAGGACGCGTTCCCGGCGGTCGACCGGCAGAGCAAGGTGATCTGGGTGTCGATTCTGGCTGCGGCGACCCTGTTCATCTGGTTGTTCGGTGCGGTCAACTTCCTCGGCATCATCGGTGTGGTGGCGATGCTCGTCTACCTGGTCGATGTCCGACCGCGCGTTGACGACATCCAGGGCAAGCGCTGGTTCAGCAAGCGGTAG
- a CDS encoding helix-turn-helix domain-containing protein, with protein MEPDDNEVPEPVEPVDGEGDVQAPAEHPGDEDPGDEHPGDEDTDGGASGPVETVEAVATAAQDAVATAAQDIGGFIRTQRMAAEVSLRQLAERAGVSNPYLSQIERGLRKPSADVLAQIAKGLRLSAEVLYVRAGILEERPASPVRDALLADDSISERQKQMLLEIYESFRKENTDVKE; from the coding sequence ATGGAGCCGGACGACAACGAGGTGCCCGAACCCGTCGAGCCCGTCGACGGTGAAGGTGACGTCCAGGCGCCCGCCGAGCACCCCGGCGACGAGGACCCCGGCGACGAGCACCCCGGCGACGAGGACACCGACGGCGGGGCGAGTGGTCCGGTGGAGACCGTCGAAGCGGTGGCGACCGCCGCCCAGGACGCGGTGGCAACGGCCGCGCAGGACATCGGTGGCTTCATCCGGACGCAGCGGATGGCCGCCGAGGTGTCGTTGCGGCAGCTCGCCGAACGCGCGGGTGTCTCCAACCCGTACCTGAGCCAGATCGAACGAGGCCTGCGCAAGCCGTCGGCCGATGTGCTCGCCCAGATCGCGAAAGGGCTGCGGCTGTCCGCAGAGGTGCTCTATGTGCGCGCGGGCATCCTGGAGGAACGACCGGCAAGCCCGGTGCGTGACGCACTCCTCGCCGACGACTCGATCAGTGAACGCCAGAAACAGATGCTGCTCGAGATCTACGAGTCGTTTCGGAAAGAGAACACCGACGTCAAGGAGTGA
- a CDS encoding copper chaperone PCu(A)C, whose translation MRTRAITLIGGVALLAVACTTDPEGGSPNRGSGSETDPVSIENAFITPQNVEGLCALQVGDDAGFRYIVSNISDTDSATFTGITTDVAESAEMTPPGPKTIAPQSEINSGVDGADLAPGDPAFTTTLRGLRENAEPGQSFSVTFTFADRDPIEIMVPVEACPAA comes from the coding sequence ATGAGAACACGAGCCATCACTCTGATCGGCGGCGTGGCCCTCCTCGCTGTCGCATGCACCACCGACCCCGAAGGGGGTTCGCCCAATCGCGGTTCCGGATCGGAAACCGACCCGGTGAGCATCGAGAACGCCTTCATCACACCGCAAAACGTCGAGGGACTGTGCGCCCTGCAGGTCGGCGACGACGCCGGCTTCCGCTACATCGTGTCCAACATCTCCGACACCGACTCCGCGACGTTCACCGGGATCACCACCGATGTCGCCGAGTCCGCCGAGATGACCCCGCCCGGACCGAAGACCATCGCACCGCAGTCCGAGATCAACTCGGGAGTCGACGGCGCGGACCTCGCCCCCGGCGATCCGGCATTCACCACCACCCTGCGTGGTCTCCGCGAAAACGCCGAGCCCGGTCAGTCGTTCAGCGTCACCTTCACCTTCGCCGATCGCGACCCGATCGAGATCATGGTCCCCGTGGAGGCCTGCCCGGCCGCGTGA
- a CDS encoding alpha/beta fold hydrolase, translating to MSKKATTIRSRRKRALAIAAGAVAAVGVGVLAAGVGTIIAGMLRDAFRAQRAVDDGPDDLLGVPSDPPRRMTVETTGGARLNVEWYGPDDTDHDVVVMVHGWTCNTAYWYPQINHLAGHRPVVAYDQRGHGKSELGRVRPTVAMLGQDLNRVLDAVVPAGRRAILVGHSMGGMTIMSWAAQNADEVSSRVSSVVLTSTAATAVLQNHLLIPVGLPRYTKPFEATVGKLVTSTPIPVPHIDGATWLSHYIALGSQARKAHVDFVDNMITACPPRSRAGWGSAMGKLDVTAGLDALRVPTTVVVGTEDRLTPPAHAEQMAEVLRRNGALRDLVIMENVGHMASIEADVRYNELLDEVLAETARPEPAGSTARS from the coding sequence ATGAGCAAGAAGGCAACGACGATCCGGTCGAGACGAAAGCGCGCGCTCGCGATCGCGGCCGGCGCGGTCGCCGCCGTGGGCGTGGGTGTCCTGGCCGCGGGGGTGGGCACCATAATCGCCGGGATGCTGCGCGATGCATTCCGCGCGCAGCGGGCCGTCGACGACGGCCCGGACGATCTGCTCGGCGTCCCGTCGGACCCGCCGCGCCGGATGACGGTCGAGACGACCGGCGGCGCGCGGCTCAACGTCGAATGGTACGGCCCCGACGACACCGATCACGACGTCGTGGTGATGGTGCACGGCTGGACCTGCAACACCGCCTACTGGTATCCGCAGATCAATCACCTCGCCGGGCACCGGCCCGTCGTCGCCTACGACCAGCGCGGTCACGGCAAGAGTGAACTCGGCCGGGTGCGGCCGACCGTCGCCATGTTGGGTCAGGACCTGAACCGGGTGCTCGACGCGGTGGTTCCCGCCGGCCGACGAGCGATCCTCGTCGGACACAGCATGGGCGGCATGACGATCATGTCGTGGGCGGCCCAGAACGCCGACGAGGTGTCGTCGCGGGTGTCGTCGGTGGTGTTGACCTCCACTGCCGCCACAGCGGTCCTGCAGAACCATCTGCTCATCCCGGTGGGGCTGCCCCGCTACACCAAACCGTTCGAAGCGACCGTCGGCAAGCTCGTCACGTCGACGCCGATCCCGGTCCCGCATATCGACGGCGCCACCTGGCTGTCGCACTACATCGCGCTGGGTTCGCAGGCACGCAAGGCACACGTCGACTTCGTCGACAACATGATCACGGCGTGCCCGCCGCGTTCGCGGGCCGGCTGGGGCTCGGCGATGGGCAAACTCGACGTCACCGCCGGGCTCGACGCCCTGCGTGTGCCGACAACCGTCGTGGTCGGCACCGAGGACCGGCTCACTCCGCCGGCACATGCCGAGCAGATGGCAGAGGTGTTGCGGCGCAACGGTGCGCTGCGTGACCTGGTCATCATGGAGAACGTCGGCCACATGGCGAGCATCGAGGCGGACGTGCGCTACAACGAACTGCTCGACGAGGTGCTGGCCGAGACCGCACGCCCCGAACCGGCCGGGTCTACAGCTCGCAGTTGA
- a CDS encoding TetR/AcrR family transcriptional regulator, with translation MTPNRSSPAAAARAAVAAAANVTRGLEHALLNTVTDSGDKPDGRRQRWEKHKVARRSELTDGTIRAVRELGADIGMDEIAAHIGVSKTVLYRYFSDKNDLAVATAVRFFESTLLPRLTEAITDDVDEYTLTRTVVGVYVTAVADEPNLYKFALTGAPSSVATADSEKLVAQLMTNVLVIRMTERDADTSGAEVWSNALVGAIQRAVDWWMTDRSMPVDDLIDYLTMLSWSTIVGIAAVNGSREAFIAHPPPLPEVADHTPAHTGHPAGGSTEEGR, from the coding sequence GTGACGCCCAACCGTTCGAGTCCGGCAGCGGCCGCCCGCGCCGCCGTGGCTGCCGCCGCGAACGTGACCCGGGGTCTGGAGCACGCCTTGCTGAACACCGTCACCGACTCCGGCGACAAGCCGGACGGGCGGCGGCAGCGGTGGGAGAAGCACAAGGTGGCCCGCCGATCCGAACTCACCGACGGCACGATCCGCGCCGTTCGTGAGCTGGGCGCCGACATCGGCATGGACGAGATCGCCGCGCACATCGGGGTGTCCAAGACCGTGCTCTATCGCTACTTCTCCGACAAGAACGACCTCGCGGTCGCGACCGCCGTACGGTTCTTCGAGTCCACCCTCCTGCCGCGGCTCACCGAGGCGATCACCGACGATGTGGACGAGTACACGCTGACCCGCACGGTCGTCGGGGTCTACGTGACGGCGGTCGCCGACGAACCGAATCTGTACAAATTCGCGCTGACCGGTGCGCCGTCGTCGGTCGCGACCGCGGATTCGGAGAAGTTGGTTGCCCAGTTGATGACCAACGTGCTGGTCATCCGGATGACCGAACGCGACGCCGACACCTCGGGCGCCGAGGTGTGGTCCAACGCGTTGGTCGGCGCGATCCAGCGCGCCGTCGACTGGTGGATGACCGACCGCTCCATGCCGGTCGACGACCTGATCGACTACCTCACGATGCTCTCGTGGAGCACCATCGTGGGCATCGCCGCGGTCAACGGTTCCCGCGAGGCGTTCATCGCCCACCCGCCGCCGCTGCCCGAGGTGGCCGATCACACACCTGCGCACACCGGACACCCGGCCGGCGGCTCGACCGAGGAAGGCCGATGA
- a CDS encoding SDR family NAD(P)-dependent oxidoreductase, whose product MSSTALVTGGSRGVGHGVATALVSAGWTVYVTSRHGTGPDGAIALVCDHTDDEAVADVFTQIERDTDSLDLLVNNAWAAPRGFGGFADKFWERPVDDWDSLVGVGLRAHYVASVHAAQMMVDRGSGLIASISSFGSRGHLHSVLYGMSKAALDKMAFDMGHELAGTGVTAVSLWLGLIRTELLLSLGVDEFAGFSLHRAEDPEFVGRVIATLADDPRLDEFNGHTLITAELGAGYGLANSDGTPPESHRTAFGGGPLFPPAAL is encoded by the coding sequence ATGAGTTCGACCGCGTTGGTCACCGGCGGCAGTCGCGGAGTGGGACACGGTGTCGCGACGGCGCTGGTGTCGGCCGGCTGGACCGTCTATGTGACGTCGCGACACGGGACCGGCCCCGACGGTGCCATCGCGCTGGTCTGTGACCACACCGACGACGAGGCCGTCGCGGACGTCTTCACGCAGATCGAACGCGACACCGACAGCCTCGATCTGCTGGTCAACAATGCGTGGGCGGCGCCACGCGGGTTCGGCGGTTTCGCCGACAAGTTCTGGGAACGCCCGGTCGACGACTGGGACTCCCTCGTCGGCGTCGGGCTGCGCGCACACTATGTCGCCTCGGTTCATGCGGCGCAGATGATGGTGGATCGCGGCAGCGGTTTGATCGCATCGATATCGTCGTTCGGCTCGCGCGGGCATCTGCATTCGGTGTTGTACGGGATGAGCAAAGCAGCCCTGGACAAGATGGCCTTCGACATGGGGCACGAACTGGCCGGCACCGGGGTGACGGCGGTGTCGTTGTGGCTCGGGTTGATCCGCACCGAACTGTTGCTGTCACTCGGGGTCGACGAGTTCGCCGGTTTTTCCCTGCACCGCGCCGAGGACCCGGAGTTCGTCGGCCGGGTCATCGCCACCCTTGCCGACGACCCCCGGCTCGACGAGTTCAACGGCCACACGCTGATCACCGCCGAACTCGGCGCCGGTTACGGGCTGGCGAACAGCGACGGCACGCCACCCGAGTCGCATCGGACCGCGTTCGGTGGCGGACCACTGTTCCCACCCGCCGCGCTCTGA